One genomic window of Anaerohalosphaeraceae bacterium includes the following:
- a CDS encoding LamG domain-containing protein, protein MKSFISFFLLSAVLVIPALAADTNWTGAAGDGLWVTPGNWSNGVPPSNPTVTGNINIGYIAASPVVTIRAQDNIVCGSTTVRPTDLHGPNWGATLNIDGGTLTHLGFVMAPVATSEAARSVINVRNGGRLSAVNLCLGDNWWFVAPYVTMNVYENSTVTVSDYLWLGGYLNLYSGTIDISNGMNMAANTASYGVTCLDIWDGTLILRGQDQSANIPTWIANGYLKAYGTTPGSRGGGTIVVDTQTIPGGMILTAIPPLCARDPNPLPQNADGSVGTLINPTQTQVQLNWKAGVDPNNFYPVNPKIRTHYIWMGESETSLSYVGQVPHTDWNNPNVSYTITLAEGRTYYWSIEEGLDNGTGNAYPSGDPNNILGPIWSFTAKGATPLILVDPVNTVASPNAVLSIVANDVASTYQWFKVGTPDIPLTDNSVYSGTTTTTLTITAPTVAHEGQYYCIAYNGLTPSAPSKAAWVWTKRLMGHWKFDGNLLDSVSASVPGAPAHHGTMAGGGTGVDTYGAGINGNAIVFANTADYVEIDNPEFFNFYPLGFTISFWYKENSAVGWRLPVSKLDAGTAGWLFGVDKAWRNQAVFFFDSNNNPAFWADGNPNVALDDGQWHMITAVYDPQTTSYTIYTDGDKNETIVLDISAAPLAAAPLSIGGRATELSVDGAIDDVRIYSYPLTPVQIAQLYVDFEPSKFVCMEDEEDPLTAFDLNSDCKVDLADFALFAAKWLQCQRYPQSACD, encoded by the coding sequence ATGAAAAGCTTCATTTCCTTTTTCCTTCTGTCGGCCGTGCTGGTGATACCGGCGCTGGCCGCGGATACCAACTGGACGGGTGCAGCCGGCGATGGGCTGTGGGTTACACCGGGCAACTGGTCCAACGGTGTTCCGCCGTCCAATCCAACCGTAACCGGAAACATCAATATCGGATATATTGCCGCCTCACCCGTGGTCACGATTCGGGCGCAGGACAATATTGTCTGCGGCAGCACCACCGTGCGCCCGACAGACCTGCACGGACCGAACTGGGGCGCCACACTGAACATCGACGGCGGAACCCTCACCCATCTGGGATTTGTGATGGCTCCGGTTGCCACCAGCGAAGCTGCCCGTTCGGTCATCAATGTCCGCAACGGCGGACGCCTCAGTGCAGTCAACCTTTGTCTGGGCGATAACTGGTGGTTTGTAGCGCCCTACGTGACAATGAACGTGTACGAAAACAGCACCGTCACCGTCAGCGATTATCTGTGGCTGGGCGGATATCTGAACCTGTACAGCGGGACGATTGATATTAGCAACGGGATGAATATGGCGGCCAATACCGCCTCGTACGGCGTGACGTGCCTGGACATCTGGGACGGAACCCTGATTCTTCGGGGCCAGGACCAGAGCGCGAATATCCCGACATGGATTGCCAACGGCTATCTGAAGGCCTATGGGACCACGCCGGGCAGCCGCGGCGGCGGAACCATTGTGGTCGATACGCAAACAATTCCGGGCGGAATGATTCTGACGGCGATTCCCCCGCTGTGTGCACGAGACCCGAACCCCCTGCCGCAAAATGCAGACGGCTCGGTCGGAACGCTCATCAATCCGACCCAGACGCAGGTGCAGCTGAACTGGAAAGCCGGCGTTGACCCCAACAATTTTTACCCGGTCAACCCGAAGATTCGGACGCACTATATCTGGATGGGCGAAAGCGAAACTTCCCTCAGCTATGTCGGCCAGGTTCCCCATACGGACTGGAACAATCCGAACGTTTCTTACACAATCACACTGGCGGAAGGACGCACGTACTACTGGAGCATTGAAGAGGGACTGGACAACGGCACAGGAAATGCCTATCCGTCGGGTGACCCCAATAACATTTTGGGGCCGATCTGGTCGTTTACAGCCAAGGGCGCAACGCCCCTGATTCTGGTTGACCCGGTGAATACGGTCGCTTCGCCGAATGCAGTCCTTTCTATCGTTGCCAATGACGTTGCCAGCACGTATCAGTGGTTCAAGGTGGGCACACCGGATATTCCGCTGACAGACAACAGCGTTTATTCGGGCACAACAACCACCACCCTGACGATTACAGCTCCCACCGTCGCCCACGAAGGACAATATTACTGCATTGCCTATAACGGCCTGACCCCGTCGGCTCCTTCGAAGGCGGCCTGGGTGTGGACAAAACGGCTGATGGGACACTGGAAGTTTGACGGCAACCTGCTGGATTCGGTCTCGGCCAGTGTGCCCGGCGCTCCGGCACATCACGGAACGATGGCCGGCGGCGGAACCGGCGTGGACACCTACGGAGCCGGCATCAACGGCAATGCCATCGTCTTTGCCAACACGGCGGATTATGTGGAAATTGACAATCCTGAATTCTTCAACTTCTACCCGCTCGGCTTTACCATCAGCTTCTGGTATAAAGAAAACAGCGCAGTCGGCTGGCGGCTTCCGGTTTCCAAGCTGGATGCAGGCACGGCGGGCTGGCTGTTTGGCGTGGACAAGGCCTGGCGCAATCAGGCAGTCTTCTTCTTTGATTCCAACAACAATCCGGCCTTCTGGGCGGACGGCAATCCGAACGTCGCTTTGGATGACGGACAATGGCACATGATTACGGCCGTTTACGACCCGCAGACAACCTCGTACACCATCTACACCGACGGCGACAAAAACGAGACAATTGTGCTGGATATTTCCGCAGCCCCGCTGGCGGCGGCCCCCTTGTCCATCGGCGGCCGAGCCACGGAATTGTCGGTTGACGGGGCTATTGACGACGTGCGGATTTACAGTTATCCTCTGACACCGGTTCAAATCGCTCAGCTGTATGTGGATTTCGAACCGAGCAAGTTCGTGTGTATGGAAGATGAGGAAGACCCGCTGACGGCGTTTGATTTGAACAGCGACTGCAAAGTGGATTTGGCTGATTTCGCCTTGTTTGCGGCCAAATGGCTGCAATGTCAGCGTTATCCGCAATCCGCCTGCGATTGA